ATAACCCAATGGATTTTGCGCTATGGAAAAAAGCCAAAGCGGGAGAACCTTTCTGGGAGAGCCCCTGGGGTAAAGGAAGGCCCGGCTGGCATATTGAATGTTCAGCGATGTCCTTGAAATACCTCGGGCCTGGGTTTGATATTCATGGGGGCGGAGGCGACCTGGTTTTTCCGCATCATGAGAATGAAATTGCGCAGTCCGAAGGCTGTCTGGAGGGCCAGCAGTTTGCGCGGTACTGGATGCATAATGCGTTTATTACTATTAATCAGGAGAAAATGTCCAAATCGCTGGGGAATTTCTTTCTGGTCAGAGATGTTACCGAAAAATTCCCGGGAGATGTTATCCGTTTTTATCTGCTCGGAACACACTACCGCAGTCCGCTGGATTTTGATGATGAGAAGCTGGTCATGGCCTCAAAAGGACTGGACCGCCTGAAAAACAGCGTGCGTCTGGCCAAAGAAGCCCTGGGCAAAGCACAGGGTAAAGAGGGCATGACGTTCGGTATCATTGCTGTGAACCGGAACCAGAAGGCGGATGATGAAATGGCTAAGGCCAGTCTGGAGGCCAGGAATGCTTTCGAACAGGCTATGGACGATGATTTTAATTCGGCCCAGGCTTATGCAGCCTTATTCGAGCTGGCCAAAGGAATCAATACGTACCTTGCCAAAGTTTCTATTAAGACTGAACCTTTGGCTGAAGCAGCACAGACTTTGATAGAGCTGGCTGGGATACTTGGATTTGATCTGGAAGCAGAGGCTGAAGTTTTACAGGAGGATTCCGGAAAACTGGCCCAGGTCATGGAGCTTGTGATGGAGATCAGGGCCAATGCCCGTAAGAACAAGGACTGGACGACTGCGGATCTCATCAGGGACAGGATTAAAGAAATTGGGATTGTGATTGAAGATACCCCTGAGGGTGCCCGCTGGTATTTGAAATAGTTAAGGGATGATAACATTTGCCTAAGCAAAACGAACCTGAACAGGATAACGGCATGCCGGATATTTGGTCGGTACAAATCAATAAACGGTGGCAGGATATTAATATCCTGCTGCTTGCCTATATAGGTGACGCCGTTTACGAATTATGGGTACGCAAGCATCTTCTGGAGCAGGACATTGCCAAGGTACAACTCATGCATAAGCGGGCTATTTTCTATGTACAGGCCAAAACGCAAGCAGGTATTCTGAGGCATCTCATGAACGAACTGGATGAAACGGAAACAGAGGTTGTTCTGAGGGGTCGGAATGCGAAGGGCCACTATCCACGTAGTGTTGATGTTGTCACCTACAGGCATTCTACAGCCTTCGAAGCGCTTATCGGCTACTGGCATATTACTGGCAAAAATACTCGGATGGGCGCGGTTCTAAACAACATAGACGGGATTCTTGAGACAATGGCGACAGAAAATAGCAAGAAAACAGAAAGAGGTACTTTACCCGAAGAAACCGGGAAACGGGGGGAGTCGAAACATGAAGATCACGAACTTTGAACATACCGGACTGGACCGAGTCGCAGCCTGGATTAAACGGAGTCATTTAAGCGGGATATCCGCCACGGAACTAAAGAAAGTTCTGAAAACGGCCAATATATTCTTTGTTGCCGAAGGTATCAACCGGGTTCAGAGCATGCTGCTCTGTGAGCTGAAAGCATCCTATGTCCAACAAAGTCAAAGATATGTGGCGCTTGATCAGGACGCGTTTGCTTTTCCTGACCTACCGCCTGAAGATTGCCACAGAGCCTTGGAGCTCGGGCAGCAAGCATTGGATCTGTATACCAGAATGTGTGCACTGAAGGAAGGCGGGTTTAAAGGGAGACCTAAGCCTGAGCATTACCTTTACGCGATTCCGATTGAAGATGCCCGCTATATACTGCCGCTCGCGGCAAAGACGAATCTATCCGTTTCGATGTCCGGGGACAAACTATGGGAGTTCTTTCTTTTATTCAATGACAGGAAATATGAAGGGATATTCGAGACCCTGAAAAATGAGCTGGAAGCCTTCCTTCCGGCTGAATTACGCGTGCTGTTCTCCGATGACTATGACAGTACGGCAGAATTAACAATCATTGAGGACTTCTATCGGACAGATTTGGCGAGAATTAATCCCGAAGATGACCTCATCTTATTATCCAGTTGTCAGGATTTGGACATTAAGGCTGGTCTGGGCGCTCTGACCAGCACCCAAAGCAGGGCGTCTTCCGAGGTTTTGCTGTCCTGGGGGGAGGAAGCTCCAGTTAAGGCGAAAGAAATTGTCCAGAGAGTGCTTGGTTACGGTCATGAAAGTATTGCCGAACAGGTCCGGACCACTTTTGGGATGATGTGTTCCTTGGTGACGTATCACCAGCAGGTCCGTCATCGTCTGCCGGAAATGTTCCGGGAAGACTTCAGTAACCTTTTCAGCGATACAGAAAGACCGGTAATCGTTCCGGACAGCATTCGCGATTCTCCGTTTTTGGAGGAGTTCTTAAATCTGACGGAAGCCTATCGGACATTTTCCAGGGAGATTTATCAAAAATTGGGGCTGGGCAAAGCTATGCCGTTTATCCTGAACTGCCAGCTTTTAAAAATGATTATGTCCACAAATGCGAGGATAGACAATCAGATGCTCTCGGAAAGGACCTGCCTAAACGCCCAGTGGGAAATCAGAAAGCTCGCTGTCAAGAAACTGAAGATCCTCAGAGAATTATCCGGTGTACTCTATGAAAAAGCACTGCCGCCCTGTCTGGTCAGCAAATGCCATGAAGGGAAGATGACCTGCGGCAAACAGCAGGAAGTAAGAGATCTGTTCTGTTTCAGGCAAAAGTAACGGCTGCGATTCACATGCAGCATTTTATTATCCACAGATGATTTGTTGCGTCGATCTGGAAATTTTTCAGGGGGCTAAGGAATGAAAGCAATCGTTTCGGTAGATCAAAACTGGGGTATTGGCTATAAAGGAGACCTGCTGCTGAGAATTCCGGAAGATATGAAGTTTTTTAAGCAGATGACCCTCGGCAAGGTTGCGGTCATGGGCAGAGGGACTTATGAATCATTGCCAGGGAAAGAACCTTTGAAGGACAGAACCAATATCGTCCTGAGTACAAACAGGGATTTTCAGGACGACAGAGTTATAATCTGCCATTCGCTGGAGGACCTGCTTCAGGAGCTGAAAAAATACCCTTCGGACGATATCTGTGTGATTGGCGGAGAATCACTTTTTCAGCTGCTCATGCCCTATCTGAATGAACTGTATGTGACAAAAATC
The window above is part of the Dehalobacter sp. genome. Proteins encoded here:
- a CDS encoding FAD-dependent thymidylate synthase, which produces MKITNFEHTGLDRVAAWIKRSHLSGISATELKKVLKTANIFFVAEGINRVQSMLLCELKASYVQQSQRYVALDQDAFAFPDLPPEDCHRALELGQQALDLYTRMCALKEGGFKGRPKPEHYLYAIPIEDARYILPLAAKTNLSVSMSGDKLWEFFLLFNDRKYEGIFETLKNELEAFLPAELRVLFSDDYDSTAELTIIEDFYRTDLARINPEDDLILLSSCQDLDIKAGLGALTSTQSRASSEVLLSWGEEAPVKAKEIVQRVLGYGHESIAEQVRTTFGMMCSLVTYHQQVRHRLPEMFREDFSNLFSDTERPVIVPDSIRDSPFLEEFLNLTEAYRTFSREIYQKLGLGKAMPFILNCQLLKMIMSTNARIDNQMLSERTCLNAQWEIRKLAVKKLKILRELSGVLYEKALPPCLVSKCHEGKMTCGKQQEVRDLFCFRQK
- a CDS encoding dihydrofolate reductase; the protein is MKAIVSVDQNWGIGYKGDLLLRIPEDMKFFKQMTLGKVAVMGRGTYESLPGKEPLKDRTNIVLSTNRDFQDDRVIICHSLEDLLQELKKYPSDDICVIGGESLFQLLMPYLNELYVTKIRHTFPADKHLRNVDEDDNWRVESEGELQTYNDIQYSVVKYVRK
- the cysS gene encoding cysteine--tRNA ligase — encoded protein: MAIRLYNTLTRRKEAFVPREPGKASMYACGPTTYNYFHLGNARMLVVFDMIRRYLIHKGFDVTYIQNFTDVDDKIINRAAEEDCDPIALAGKYINEYFTDAKALNILPADIHPKATEHIPEMIDIIRRLEEKGLAYNIDGDVYFAVDKFPGYGKLSGRTLEDMQAGARVEVDDKKHNPMDFALWKKAKAGEPFWESPWGKGRPGWHIECSAMSLKYLGPGFDIHGGGGDLVFPHHENEIAQSEGCLEGQQFARYWMHNAFITINQEKMSKSLGNFFLVRDVTEKFPGDVIRFYLLGTHYRSPLDFDDEKLVMASKGLDRLKNSVRLAKEALGKAQGKEGMTFGIIAVNRNQKADDEMAKASLEARNAFEQAMDDDFNSAQAYAALFELAKGINTYLAKVSIKTEPLAEAAQTLIELAGILGFDLEAEAEVLQEDSGKLAQVMELVMEIRANARKNKDWTTADLIRDRIKEIGIVIEDTPEGARWYLK